From a single Candidatus Delongbacteria bacterium genomic region:
- a CDS encoding sigma-54-dependent Fis family transcriptional regulator — translation MREVEASAEGVPHGDPLLGSFPEESLQAALRERALGCLERLRLDDLDRLLTLLEEGAVADRQWAARLRSLLSDPAHELPGLLGSSGNQPGVWRERLSRALEIPELLAAGRFRSAETLAHRLEQQVAGQRGDARVLLLILRAIPLLLMGKAPELARVVAEASACQSAEAPLGTLLQTLAEEGAPRLEHGRLARRLLVESYRHGAMLGRSPAFQSMLARLSRAAHHGDPVLLSGESGTGKELAARYLHEHSPRSGAAMVCLNCAGLPLSLAESELFGCTAGAFTGARERRGLVERAEGGTLFLDEFGAMPPGLQAKLLRLLESGEYYRVGDSRPRQAHFRLVAATNEESRLLDNGFRQDLLFRMGGEPLRLPALRERLEDLPLLCQAFLLELPDGDGAQDLCSAESQSLLAAWSWPGNIRELRFRLRQLVRMSRQERRQALERLCRPIGTDRPTMVAEQPELRAITERAERQAVADALRRHPGDKRQAARELGISLPTLYSRLKRWQESPEPLQLNS, via the coding sequence ATGCGGGAGGTCGAAGCCAGTGCGGAAGGTGTTCCGCACGGTGATCCACTGCTGGGCTCCTTTCCGGAGGAGAGCCTGCAGGCCGCATTGCGCGAGCGCGCTCTGGGTTGCCTCGAGCGGCTGCGCCTGGACGATCTGGACCGCCTGCTGACACTGTTGGAAGAGGGGGCCGTCGCGGATCGGCAATGGGCCGCAAGGCTGCGCTCCCTGCTGAGCGACCCTGCCCATGAACTGCCGGGATTGCTCGGGTCTTCCGGAAACCAGCCCGGGGTCTGGCGCGAGCGTCTGTCCCGTGCTCTGGAAATACCGGAGCTTCTGGCAGCCGGGCGTTTCCGCAGTGCCGAGACGCTGGCACACCGTCTGGAGCAGCAGGTGGCGGGGCAGCGGGGCGACGCCCGTGTCTTGCTGCTGATCCTGAGGGCGATCCCGCTGCTGCTGATGGGCAAGGCGCCCGAGCTGGCCCGCGTTGTGGCCGAAGCCAGCGCCTGCCAGTCCGCCGAAGCTCCGCTGGGCACCTTGCTGCAGACCCTGGCGGAAGAGGGTGCACCCAGACTGGAACACGGACGGCTGGCCCGTCGCCTGCTGGTGGAAAGCTATCGCCACGGTGCCATGCTGGGGCGCTCGCCGGCTTTCCAATCCATGCTGGCGCGCCTGTCCCGGGCCGCCCATCATGGCGATCCGGTACTGCTCAGCGGGGAGAGTGGCACCGGCAAGGAGCTGGCTGCCCGTTACCTGCATGAGCACTCGCCCCGCTCGGGTGCGGCCATGGTCTGCCTGAATTGCGCGGGTCTGCCGCTCAGCCTTGCCGAAAGTGAATTGTTCGGCTGCACTGCGGGTGCCTTCACCGGAGCGCGCGAGCGGCGGGGGCTGGTGGAGCGCGCCGAAGGCGGCACACTGTTCCTGGATGAGTTCGGAGCGATGCCTCCCGGCCTCCAGGCCAAGCTGCTGCGCCTGCTGGAGAGTGGCGAGTACTATCGGGTGGGGGATTCGCGACCTCGCCAGGCCCACTTTCGCCTGGTGGCCGCCACCAATGAAGAAAGCCGCTTGCTGGACAACGGTTTCCGCCAGGATCTGCTGTTCCGGATGGGGGGTGAGCCATTGCGCCTGCCTGCGCTGCGCGAGCGTCTCGAGGATCTTCCATTGTTGTGCCAGGCATTCCTGCTGGAGCTGCCCGATGGAGACGGGGCCCAGGACCTCTGTTCCGCCGAGTCCCAGTCATTGCTGGCCGCCTGGAGCTGGCCGGGCAACATCCGCGAACTGCGGTTTCGCTTGCGCCAGCTCGTGCGGATGTCACGCCAGGAACGCAGGCAGGCCCTCGAACGGCTGTGCCGACCCATTGGCACCGACCGGCCCACCATGGTGGCGGAGCAGCCCGAACTGCGGGCCATCACCGAGCGCGCCGAACGACAGGCCGTGGCTGACGCCCTGCGGCGCCACCCCGGGGACAAGCGCCAGGCGGCCCGCGAACTGGGCATTTCCCTGCCGACTCTCTACTCGCGGCTCAAACGCTGGCAGGAAAGCCCGGAGCCACTCCAGCTCAATTCCTGA
- the murC gene encoding UDP-N-acetylmuramate--L-alanine ligase, with protein sequence MSHNQLPPGIPARVHFSGIGGAGMSALAIVLAEAGCSVSGSDRDRTPVTQDLEARGIRITTDQTRVPLEWNPQLVVRTAAMRTDHPEILSALAAGLPVIKRAELLGLFSECAHSIAVAGTHGKTTVTAMLSWTLDACGLEPGWFIGARLNSLPQGRLGAGNYRVLEADEFDRSFLTLSPAHLLVTHLDWDHVDIYPRPADLYSAMDQLVAQVRLDPVILQVSGEPADLAWRPRNRRTVLVGEHADCDYRLQSGNGIWSLVRQTAAGGSLEFTPPLPGRHNRLNAAQCLAWIWEHESVLGIPVSRAAEALQGFHGLLRRFQTVWQGNGRLLLDDYAHHPSEIAAFIQAARELAPTRLTVIHQPHTYSRVRAFCRETAEALAGADRVITWPVFAAREAAVDGVTHRSFLPWMESHPDARALDTPDELLQLLENTRPGELVATVGAGDLYRLHRAIISVLERGPA encoded by the coding sequence ATGTCCCACAACCAACTTCCGCCGGGCATTCCCGCCCGGGTCCACTTCTCCGGCATCGGGGGGGCTGGCATGAGCGCTCTGGCGATCGTGCTGGCCGAGGCGGGCTGCAGCGTCAGCGGCTCCGACCGCGATCGCACGCCCGTGACACAGGACCTGGAAGCCCGCGGTATCCGCATCACCACCGACCAGACCCGGGTGCCCCTGGAATGGAACCCCCAACTGGTGGTACGCACGGCGGCCATGCGCACGGATCACCCCGAAATCCTCTCGGCCCTCGCGGCCGGTCTGCCCGTGATCAAACGGGCCGAGCTGCTGGGCCTGTTCAGCGAATGCGCCCACAGCATCGCCGTGGCCGGCACACACGGCAAGACCACCGTGACGGCCATGCTGTCCTGGACACTGGATGCCTGCGGCCTGGAGCCGGGCTGGTTCATCGGCGCACGCCTGAACAGTCTGCCCCAGGGACGGCTGGGCGCGGGAAACTACCGCGTGCTGGAGGCCGACGAGTTCGACCGCTCCTTCCTGACCCTCAGCCCCGCACATCTGCTGGTGACACACCTGGACTGGGACCACGTGGACATCTACCCCCGCCCCGCAGACCTTTACTCGGCGATGGACCAGCTGGTGGCCCAGGTCCGTCTGGACCCGGTGATCCTGCAGGTCTCCGGCGAGCCCGCCGACCTGGCCTGGCGGCCCCGGAACAGACGCACCGTGCTCGTGGGCGAACACGCCGACTGCGACTACCGCCTGCAGTCCGGCAACGGGATCTGGAGCCTGGTCCGTCAGACGGCCGCAGGTGGCAGCCTGGAGTTCACGCCTCCCCTGCCCGGGCGTCACAACCGCCTGAATGCGGCCCAGTGCCTGGCCTGGATCTGGGAACACGAGAGCGTGCTGGGCATTCCCGTGAGCCGCGCGGCAGAAGCGCTGCAAGGATTCCACGGTCTGCTGCGGCGCTTCCAGACCGTCTGGCAGGGCAACGGGCGCCTGCTGCTGGATGACTACGCCCACCACCCCAGCGAGATCGCCGCCTTCATCCAGGCTGCACGCGAACTGGCACCCACGCGCCTGACCGTGATCCATCAACCGCATACCTACAGCCGGGTGCGGGCCTTCTGCCGTGAGACGGCCGAGGCACTGGCCGGGGCCGACCGCGTGATCACCTGGCCGGTCTTCGCCGCCCGTGAAGCCGCCGTGGACGGGGTGACCCATCGTTCCTTCCTGCCCTGGATGGAGAGTCATCCGGACGCCCGCGCGCTGGACACTCCCGACGAACTGCTGCAGCTGCTGGAAAACACCCGTCCCGGCGAGCTGGTGGCCACCGTGGGCGCGGGCGATTTGTACCGGCTGCACCGCGCGATCATTTCCGTGCTGGAAAGGGGACCCGCATGA
- the dapF gene encoding diaminopimelate epimerase → MSIDFAKLSANGNDFVAMDNREGQVPLERPGLVAWLCDRRRGVGADGLLLVEHAQDADFRMRIFNPDGSEADMCGNGARACAEYAATLGIGGQELTFQTRAGLQRVRRQQGQSTLWIGRIVEDPGHLKRLEADARLVASIQPARLLGFLRVGVPHCVLAVNDLGTFPIERIGPAVRHHPSFDPEGSNVIFVQRLDSGHVRVRAWEKGVEGETEGCGTGCIAACVLLARAGVVQSPIDASMAGGVMRVGEDERGWHFSGEVHRAFEGRLDLPGSLG, encoded by the coding sequence ATGAGCATTGACTTCGCCAAGCTGAGCGCCAACGGCAACGACTTCGTGGCCATGGACAACCGCGAGGGACAGGTGCCCCTCGAGCGCCCCGGTCTGGTCGCCTGGCTGTGTGACCGCAGGCGCGGAGTGGGAGCCGATGGACTGCTGCTGGTGGAGCACGCCCAGGACGCGGACTTCCGCATGCGCATCTTCAACCCGGACGGCAGCGAGGCGGACATGTGCGGCAACGGGGCGCGAGCTTGCGCCGAATACGCCGCGACCCTGGGCATCGGAGGGCAGGAACTGACCTTCCAGACCAGGGCAGGACTGCAGCGGGTCAGACGCCAGCAGGGACAGAGCACGCTCTGGATCGGACGCATCGTCGAAGACCCGGGTCACCTGAAACGGCTGGAGGCGGATGCCCGTCTGGTGGCCAGCATTCAGCCCGCGCGCCTGCTGGGCTTCCTGCGGGTGGGAGTTCCGCATTGCGTGCTGGCCGTGAATGATCTGGGCACCTTTCCCATCGAACGCATCGGACCGGCCGTGCGCCATCATCCCAGTTTCGACCCCGAAGGCAGCAACGTGATCTTCGTGCAGCGTCTCGACTCGGGTCATGTGCGGGTGCGTGCCTGGGAGAAGGGCGTGGAGGGCGAGACCGAGGGCTGTGGCACGGGCTGCATCGCCGCCTGTGTGCTGCTGGCCCGGGCGGGCGTGGTGCAGTCACCCATTGACGCCAGCATGGCCGGCGGTGTGATGCGCGTGGGCGAAGATGAGCGGGGCTGGCATTTCTCGGGCGAGGTGCATCGCGCGTTCGAGGGCCGGCTGGATCTGCCCGGGTCACTTGGCTGA
- a CDS encoding exopolysaccharide biosynthesis polyprenyl glycosylphosphotransferase, with protein sequence MRRSPFTRPLLAASDVLLLFGCFSLARVPALLLPGHGPALAPDPAPALLRVFFFGAVLWLVNAWQEQLYRLDARDPWDVFFAGVRAALKTGALLLILLFLARIDLDFPRGTVILAWLMAAVLLPLFHMAVQSRLVLRPGGSTRTLLLGGEEGIREYFQSRKISALSESLGVCGIVAGAPFSGAELPLPVLGQLDDLPRIIRETGASRLLICAGHLERARLNTLLQRSMGSVDELMIFPDVAVLELAELEVSHLGSRMVLNFNQNLRSAMNQFVKRSIDVLGSLAGLVVLAPLLLVCCLAISLDSRGWPIYRHRRWGRGMKWIYMIKFRTMVRDSDAVLQKLLAEDENARAEWAAQCKLKNDPRITRVGAFLRRWSLDELPQIINVLVGDMSLVGPRPINEVEYDKYGHWQRNFMSIRPGLTGLWQVSGRSDLDFEDRVRLDMYYIRNWTIWLDLRILIKTLGVVAAQEGAY encoded by the coding sequence ATGAGGCGATCACCCTTCACCCGCCCCCTGCTGGCCGCGAGTGATGTTCTGCTGCTTTTCGGATGTTTCAGCCTGGCCCGTGTTCCCGCGCTTCTGCTGCCCGGACACGGGCCGGCGCTTGCACCGGACCCTGCCCCCGCCCTGCTGCGGGTTTTCTTTTTTGGCGCGGTGCTCTGGCTGGTGAATGCCTGGCAGGAGCAGCTCTACCGTCTGGATGCCCGTGATCCATGGGACGTATTCTTCGCCGGAGTGCGGGCCGCGCTCAAGACCGGAGCCCTGCTGCTGATCCTGCTGTTTCTGGCCCGCATCGACCTGGACTTTCCCCGTGGCACCGTGATCCTGGCCTGGCTGATGGCGGCCGTGCTGCTGCCCCTGTTCCACATGGCCGTGCAGTCCCGCCTGGTGCTGCGTCCCGGCGGATCCACGCGCACCTTGCTGCTGGGGGGCGAAGAAGGCATTCGCGAGTACTTCCAGAGCCGCAAGATCTCGGCGCTCAGCGAAAGCCTGGGCGTGTGTGGCATCGTCGCGGGTGCGCCCTTCAGCGGAGCCGAACTGCCGCTGCCCGTGCTGGGCCAGCTGGACGATCTGCCCCGGATCATCCGGGAAACCGGTGCCTCACGCCTGCTGATCTGCGCGGGGCACCTGGAACGTGCCCGCTTGAACACGCTGCTGCAGCGCAGCATGGGCAGCGTGGACGAGCTGATGATCTTTCCCGACGTGGCCGTGCTGGAACTGGCCGAGCTGGAAGTGAGCCATCTGGGTTCGCGCATGGTGCTCAACTTCAACCAGAACCTGCGCAGCGCGATGAACCAGTTCGTCAAGCGTTCCATCGACGTGCTGGGATCGCTGGCGGGGCTGGTGGTGCTGGCGCCCTTGCTGCTGGTGTGCTGTCTGGCGATCTCGCTGGATTCGCGCGGCTGGCCGATCTACCGGCACCGGCGCTGGGGACGGGGCATGAAGTGGATCTACATGATCAAGTTTCGCACCATGGTCCGCGACAGCGACGCCGTGTTGCAGAAGTTGCTGGCCGAGGACGAGAACGCCCGCGCCGAGTGGGCCGCCCAGTGCAAGCTCAAGAACGATCCACGGATCACGCGGGTGGGCGCGTTCCTGCGGCGCTGGTCGCTGGACGAGCTGCCCCAGATCATCAATGTGCTGGTGGGAGACATGTCGCTGGTGGGGCCGCGCCCGATCAACGAGGTCGAGTACGACAAGTACGGGCACTGGCAGCGCAATTTCATGAGCATCCGCCCGGGTCTGACCGGCCTCTGGCAGGTCAGCGGACGCAGCGACCTGGACTTCGAGGACCGGGTGCGCCTGGACATGTACTACATCCGCAACTGGACGATCTGGCTGGACCTGCGCATCCTGATCAAGACTCTGGGAGTGGTGGCCGCCCAGGAAGGCGCCTACTGA
- a CDS encoding sigma-54-dependent Fis family transcriptional regulator, protein MSLSFLVVDADPVNANLVCRLLEEEGHPCRNYQSGRAALDTLSNSPPEVMVIDLGNTDMSGNQLLESAREVLPDLRCIMMTEKVNSDAVLQAMKRGAFDFLLKPVHSEQFHLIVNKIRRELKTSYQAGLVSRHDDEYDFSNIIGNSPAMVRTLEMTKKVASSSANTVFIKGETGTGKELFARAIHYNSDRREEPFIEVNCSAIPSNLLESELFGHEKGSFTDAKERKIGLIERASGGTFFLDEIGDMDFNLQAKLLRVLEERRIRRVGGDRTIPVDIRFVAATHKDLEDMIAEKSFREDLFFRLNVITIELPALRERREDIVPLAQFFLDRFRREHKREVCRFSSQAIHALRNWDWPGNIRELRNAIERALLIEADDVIDAEHLHLWRRRSSSPANGAESNGSRTRIGYDFEIPDDGFSIVEFEKVLLSRALHKARHNVSRAARLLGLSRETMRYRIKKHALEEIE, encoded by the coding sequence ATGAGCCTGAGCTTCCTGGTCGTTGATGCGGATCCGGTGAACGCGAACCTCGTCTGCCGCTTGCTGGAAGAGGAAGGACATCCCTGCCGCAATTACCAGAGCGGCCGGGCCGCGCTGGACACCCTCAGCAATTCTCCCCCCGAAGTCATGGTGATCGATCTGGGCAACACCGACATGAGCGGCAACCAGTTGCTGGAGTCCGCGCGCGAGGTGCTGCCCGATCTGCGCTGCATCATGATGACGGAAAAGGTGAACAGCGACGCTGTGCTGCAGGCGATGAAACGCGGGGCTTTCGACTTTCTGCTCAAGCCCGTGCACTCCGAGCAGTTTCACCTGATCGTGAACAAGATCCGTCGCGAACTGAAGACCAGTTACCAGGCGGGACTGGTCAGTCGCCACGACGACGAATACGACTTCAGCAACATCATCGGCAATTCTCCCGCCATGGTGCGCACTCTGGAAATGACCAAGAAGGTCGCCAGCTCCAGCGCCAACACCGTGTTCATCAAGGGCGAAACCGGAACGGGCAAGGAACTCTTCGCCCGCGCGATCCACTACAACTCGGACCGCCGCGAGGAGCCCTTCATCGAGGTCAACTGCTCGGCCATTCCCAGCAACCTGCTGGAATCGGAGCTGTTCGGGCACGAGAAAGGCTCGTTCACCGACGCCAAGGAACGGAAGATCGGATTGATCGAACGGGCCTCGGGCGGTACTTTCTTTCTGGACGAAATCGGCGACATGGACTTCAATCTGCAGGCCAAGTTGCTGAGGGTGCTGGAAGAGCGCCGGATCCGGCGTGTGGGCGGCGATCGCACCATTCCCGTGGATATCCGCTTCGTGGCGGCCACCCACAAGGATCTGGAAGACATGATCGCCGAGAAGTCCTTTCGCGAGGACCTGTTCTTCCGTTTGAACGTGATCACCATCGAGTTGCCCGCCCTGCGCGAGCGCCGGGAAGACATCGTGCCGCTGGCCCAGTTCTTCCTGGACCGTTTCCGGCGCGAGCACAAACGCGAAGTCTGCCGCTTCTCCAGCCAGGCGATTCACGCTCTGCGCAACTGGGACTGGCCGGGCAACATCCGCGAACTGCGCAATGCCATCGAGCGGGCCCTGCTGATCGAGGCCGACGATGTGATCGATGCCGAGCACCTGCACCTCTGGCGGCGGCGCTCGTCCAGTCCGGCCAATGGTGCCGAGAGCAATGGCTCACGCACGCGCATCGGTTACGACTTCGAGATTCCCGACGACGGGTTCTCGATCGTGGAGTTCGAAAAGGTGCTGCTGTCCCGGGCGCTGCACAAGGCCCGCCACAATGTCTCACGGGCTGCACGCCTGCTGGGACTCAGCCGCGAAACGATGCGCTACCGCATCAAGAAGCATGCATTGGAAGAGATTGAATGA
- the rsgA gene encoding ribosome small subunit-dependent GTPase A — MSRNMWTQKRKQSRKLDELDRHEERRQARKARALEQGSEELSVEDSEHHADEMLSRRVRDKAIVLPEESTGEPGRVVAYRRNTFLVEREDGSTIGCRTRSTTRTPHEDSTLVAVGDQVLFVVLEEKEGVIVEVRPRRNRLSRSSKLHREVEQVMVANIDQILIVASVQEPWLKPGLIDRYLVTAAVNGFDSLLCFNKVDLDPDRHYQEIAELYGGLDVPWCATSAETGEGMDRLRSLLTGRTTVLSGQSGVGKSSLLNALNPDLRLTVRGISQYNSKGTHTTTAARLIRFNFGGHVVDTPGIKELSLWGVSREDVQMGYPEILREADGCRFTNCRHSEEPGCAVADAVEAGRISPLRYQNYLSILESL; from the coding sequence ATGTCACGCAACATGTGGACCCAGAAGCGGAAACAGAGCCGCAAGCTGGATGAACTGGACCGCCACGAGGAACGCCGCCAGGCCCGCAAGGCCCGGGCGCTCGAGCAGGGCAGCGAAGAGCTGAGCGTTGAGGACAGCGAGCACCACGCCGACGAGATGCTGAGCCGCCGGGTGCGCGACAAGGCCATCGTGCTGCCCGAGGAAAGCACGGGCGAGCCCGGCCGGGTGGTGGCTTACCGCCGCAACACCTTCCTGGTGGAGCGTGAGGACGGCAGCACCATCGGCTGCCGCACGCGCAGCACCACCAGAACGCCCCACGAAGACAGCACCCTGGTGGCCGTGGGTGACCAGGTACTCTTCGTGGTGCTGGAGGAGAAGGAAGGCGTGATCGTGGAGGTGCGCCCCCGCCGCAACCGGCTCTCACGCTCCTCGAAGCTGCACCGCGAGGTGGAGCAGGTGATGGTGGCCAACATCGACCAGATCCTGATCGTGGCCTCGGTGCAGGAACCCTGGCTCAAACCGGGTCTGATCGATCGTTATCTGGTGACCGCCGCGGTCAATGGCTTTGACAGCCTGCTGTGCTTCAACAAGGTGGACCTGGACCCCGATCGCCATTACCAGGAAATCGCCGAGCTCTACGGCGGACTGGACGTGCCCTGGTGTGCTACCAGCGCCGAGACCGGCGAAGGAATGGATCGCCTGCGCTCGCTGCTGACTGGCAGGACGACCGTTCTCTCGGGGCAGTCCGGGGTGGGCAAGAGTTCCCTGCTGAACGCGCTCAATCCGGATCTGCGGCTGACCGTGCGCGGAATCAGCCAGTACAATTCAAAAGGAACCCATACCACCACCGCTGCCCGCCTGATCCGCTTCAATTTCGGGGGGCATGTCGTCGATACTCCGGGCATCAAGGAGCTCTCCCTCTGGGGCGTGAGTCGGGAAGATGTGCAGATGGGCTATCCGGAGATTCTCCGGGAAGCCGACGGGTGCCGATTCACCAATTGCCGTCATTCCGAGGAACCGGGCTGTGCAGTTGCCGACGCGGTGGAAGCCGGCCGGATTTCTCCCCTGCGCTACCAGAATTACCTGAGCATCCTGGAAAGCCTGTGA
- a CDS encoding MFS transporter, with protein MIPPGAIAPERPLPVPRMLINRPVTGWVMYDFANSAYAVVILAVIFNVWFAEVIAGGEAGTVLHLFGRTVTVPGVTVFSFVNSIALVLVAVASPLLGALADFSGRKRRYLAIAWMMGVLSTGWISFFGAGDLLIVSVLFILSNLGFAGGSVFYDAFLPEVSERGTEGRVSGLGYAAGYLGGGLLLVLIFVLKSQWPQFDFRWSFALTSLWWLIFAIPTFLWLPRKEPRPRRAGELGGYLKIGFRRVWHSLKHMRRLHTLRWFLLAYLIYGTGIETVIRLTSIFGAVELGMQQQQLVLFFLVIQGTALVGAMLFGWLADRFSNRRSLAISLSVWVLVLVWAWFLGVIWTPIQEFWLLGILAGVAMGGSQGVSRSLQSVILPEGMESEFFGFFTMSGRLANILGMLTFGVVTWITGDMRTGIVSLLVFFVLGLLLLVLVSERRGRGEARQFLEELGEA; from the coding sequence ATGATCCCTCCCGGTGCCATCGCTCCCGAGCGTCCGCTCCCCGTCCCCCGCATGCTGATCAATCGCCCGGTGACCGGCTGGGTGATGTACGACTTTGCCAACAGCGCCTATGCGGTGGTGATCCTCGCGGTCATCTTCAACGTCTGGTTCGCCGAAGTGATTGCCGGTGGCGAGGCAGGCACGGTGCTCCATCTCTTCGGGCGCACGGTCACGGTACCCGGGGTGACCGTGTTCAGTTTCGTCAATTCCATCGCGCTTGTCCTGGTGGCCGTGGCCTCGCCCCTGCTGGGTGCCCTGGCGGATTTCTCGGGGCGCAAGCGGCGCTACCTGGCCATCGCCTGGATGATGGGTGTGCTGAGTACCGGTTGGATCAGCTTCTTCGGGGCGGGTGATCTGCTCATCGTGAGCGTGCTGTTCATCCTGAGCAATCTGGGCTTCGCCGGCGGCAGCGTGTTCTACGACGCCTTCCTGCCCGAGGTGAGCGAGCGCGGCACCGAAGGGCGCGTGTCCGGTCTGGGATATGCCGCAGGCTACCTGGGCGGCGGGCTGCTGCTGGTGCTGATCTTCGTGCTCAAGAGCCAGTGGCCCCAGTTCGACTTTCGCTGGAGTTTTGCGCTGACCTCGCTCTGGTGGCTGATCTTCGCGATACCGACCTTCCTCTGGCTGCCGCGCAAGGAACCTCGTCCCCGGCGCGCGGGCGAGCTCGGTGGGTATCTCAAGATCGGCTTCAGGCGGGTGTGGCACAGCCTCAAGCACATGCGCCGTCTGCACACCCTGCGCTGGTTCCTGCTGGCCTATCTGATCTATGGCACGGGCATCGAGACCGTGATCCGGCTGACTTCGATCTTCGGTGCGGTGGAACTGGGCATGCAGCAGCAACAGCTGGTGCTGTTCTTTCTGGTGATCCAGGGCACGGCCCTGGTGGGCGCGATGCTCTTCGGCTGGTTGGCCGACCGTTTCAGCAACCGGCGGTCGCTGGCGATCTCGCTATCGGTCTGGGTGCTGGTACTGGTCTGGGCCTGGTTCCTGGGGGTGATCTGGACTCCCATCCAGGAATTCTGGTTGCTGGGCATTCTGGCCGGAGTGGCCATGGGCGGCAGTCAGGGTGTGTCACGCAGCCTGCAGTCGGTGATTCTGCCCGAAGGCATGGAGAGCGAGTTCTTCGGCTTCTTCACCATGAGCGGGCGTCTGGCCAACATTCTGGGCATGCTGACCTTCGGAGTGGTCACCTGGATCACGGGCGACATGCGCACGGGCATCGTCAGCCTGCTGGTCTTCTTCGTGCTGGGCCTGCTGCTGCTGGTGCTGGTCTCCGAACGCCGCGGCCGTGGCGAAGCCCGCCAGTTTCTCGAGGAACTGGGTGAGGCCTGA
- a CDS encoding TIGR00159 family protein has translation MRDTWTILQIDWRDLVDILLVSTLFYQVYRMMKGTRAIPMFVGMLLLFFVYVVVQLLDLTLVSLIFREFTTVWAIAIVILFQPELRRFLIQMGNSPIFSRIFQIRSSGLYETVAEAAQDLSKRQYGGLFVLIRDVGLRAIQETGVKLQAELTKETLVTIFFPRTPLHDGAVMISGSIIQAAKCLLPLSTNPNLDVTMGTRHRAAIGVTEESDAVVVVVSEETGAISLAVDGKLNPVHDPAKLAQTLQNLMVRRK, from the coding sequence ATGAGAGATACCTGGACCATCCTGCAGATCGACTGGCGCGATCTGGTGGACATTCTCCTGGTCAGTACGCTGTTCTACCAGGTCTACCGGATGATGAAGGGCACGCGCGCCATCCCGATGTTCGTGGGCATGCTGCTGCTGTTCTTCGTGTACGTCGTGGTGCAGCTGCTGGATCTGACCCTGGTCTCGCTGATCTTCCGCGAGTTCACCACGGTGTGGGCCATTGCCATCGTGATTCTGTTCCAGCCCGAATTGCGTCGCTTTCTGATCCAGATGGGCAACAGCCCCATCTTCTCGCGCATCTTCCAGATTCGTTCCTCGGGCCTCTACGAAACGGTTGCCGAAGCGGCCCAGGATCTGTCCAAGCGCCAGTACGGGGGCCTCTTCGTGCTGATTCGCGATGTGGGCCTGCGCGCCATCCAGGAAACCGGGGTGAAACTGCAGGCCGAGCTCACCAAGGAAACCCTGGTGACCATCTTCTTCCCGCGGACACCGCTGCACGACGGCGCGGTGATGATTTCCGGCTCGATCATCCAGGCGGCCAAATGTCTGCTGCCCCTGTCGACCAACCCCAATCTGGACGTGACCATGGGCACGCGCCACCGGGCGGCCATTGGTGTCACCGAAGAATCCGATGCGGTGGTGGTGGTGGTGTCCGAGGAAACGGGGGCGATCAGCCTGGCCGTGGACGGCAAGCTGAATCCGGTGCACGACCCGGCAAAACTGGCCCAGACCCTGCAGAACCTGATGGTCCGGCGCAAGTGA
- the tsaB gene encoding tRNA (adenosine(37)-N6)-threonylcarbamoyltransferase complex dimerization subunit type 1 TsaB gives MHSPDPHLPLPDRLALVIDTATPGGGLALHHNGLLEERSWGSALKAGSRLIPDLREMLANQGLAASDLELIILANGPGSFTGLRVGLASAKGLAFRHGIPLVPLNTLEVLAQQAPCLSGVVAPVVGARRGELYTALHRRQDFFCQRLQDFSRHSFDEFLETLPDDALVVGPAVHDLRAHARSAPRGVFLADDPANRLSLDWMNRLGQDRYRLKGPEDASLLEPWYLQEFTPTRGKSRL, from the coding sequence ATGCACAGCCCAGACCCGCATCTTCCCCTGCCCGACCGGCTGGCCCTGGTCATCGACACGGCCACACCCGGCGGAGGACTGGCCCTGCACCACAATGGCCTGCTGGAGGAGCGCAGCTGGGGCTCAGCCCTGAAGGCCGGTTCGCGCCTGATTCCCGACCTGCGCGAGATGCTGGCCAACCAGGGCCTGGCCGCTTCCGATCTGGAATTGATCATCCTTGCCAATGGTCCCGGTTCTTTCACCGGACTGCGGGTCGGGCTGGCCAGTGCCAAGGGGCTGGCCTTCCGGCATGGCATTCCGCTGGTACCGCTGAATACATTGGAGGTGCTGGCCCAGCAGGCCCCCTGCCTGAGTGGAGTGGTGGCCCCGGTGGTGGGCGCCCGGCGTGGGGAATTGTACACCGCACTGCACAGGCGCCAGGATTTTTTCTGCCAGCGGCTGCAGGACTTCAGTCGGCACTCATTCGATGAGTTTCTGGAGACTCTGCCCGACGATGCCCTGGTGGTGGGACCCGCGGTTCACGATTTGCGCGCCCATGCCCGCAGCGCACCCCGGGGTGTGTTTCTGGCCGATGATCCGGCCAACCGCCTGTCGCTGGACTGGATGAACCGCCTGGGCCAGGACCGATACCGATTGAAGGGCCCCGAGGACGCGAGCCTGCTGGAGCCCTGGTACCTGCAGGAATTCACGCCCACCCGAGGGAAGAGCCGCCTGTGA